The Xenorhabdus doucetiae genome has a window encoding:
- the crr gene encoding PTS glucose transporter subunit IIA, producing the protein MGLLDKLKSLVSDDKKNSGSIEIIAPLSGEIVNIEDVPDVVFAEKIVGDGIAIKPTGNKIVAPVDGTIGKIFETNHAFSIESDSGIELFVHFGIDTVELKGEGFKRIAEEGQRVQKGDLVLEFDLAFLEERAKSTLTPVVISNMDEIKELTKVSGSVTVGESVIMRIKK; encoded by the coding sequence ATGGGTCTGCTTGATAAATTGAAATCTCTGGTTTCAGACGATAAAAAAAACAGCGGCAGTATTGAAATTATCGCCCCATTATCAGGTGAAATAGTCAATATCGAAGATGTTCCAGATGTTGTTTTTGCCGAAAAAATTGTTGGGGATGGTATTGCCATTAAACCCACCGGCAACAAAATTGTCGCGCCAGTTGATGGCACCATCGGTAAAATCTTCGAAACTAATCACGCTTTTTCTATCGAATCTGATAGTGGTATTGAGCTATTCGTCCATTTTGGTATTGATACCGTTGAACTGAAAGGCGAAGGTTTTAAACGTATTGCCGAAGAAGGTCAGCGGGTACAAAAAGGCGATTTGGTTTTAGAGTTTGATCTGGCATTTCTGGAAGAAAGGGCTAAATCAACTTTAACGCCTGTTGTTATTTCTAACATGGACGAAATTAAAGAGTTAACTAAAGTCAGTGGATCTGTAACCGTCGGTGAATCCGTCATCATGCGGATCAAAAAATAA
- a CDS encoding 3-hydroxyacyl-CoA dehydrogenase family protein, protein MSKLKIAVVGGGNIGSSLAFDCALRGHDVVVIEKDALSCQRSRESIGETASYAPLFSPLAKGKPPEMILQNIIWSQDLQAVADCEFVVENITENIALKQALYTRMAEFIAPCAVLAANTSCIPITKLGSFHRVPSQVIGVHFMNPVYLKPTVEVIIGLTTSEQTQKRCLEILALLGKTAVVVKDGPGFVSNRISHLFMNEAAFTVQEGLAQPADVDAIFKGCFGHKMGPLETADLIGIDTVVNSLDVLYQMFQDSKYRVCPLMQTMVDAGRLGRKTGQGFYTY, encoded by the coding sequence ATGTCAAAACTTAAAATAGCTGTGGTTGGGGGCGGTAATATCGGCTCCAGCCTTGCCTTCGATTGCGCGCTGCGGGGGCATGATGTTGTTGTGATTGAAAAAGATGCACTTTCTTGCCAGCGCAGTCGAGAGAGTATTGGGGAAACCGCCAGTTATGCTCCGCTGTTCAGTCCGCTTGCGAAGGGAAAGCCCCCTGAAATGATACTGCAAAATATCATTTGGTCGCAGGACTTACAGGCTGTGGCTGATTGTGAGTTTGTCGTGGAAAATATCACGGAGAATATTGCGTTAAAACAGGCGTTATATACCCGTATGGCGGAGTTTATTGCCCCCTGTGCGGTATTGGCGGCAAATACTTCCTGTATTCCCATCACTAAACTGGGTTCGTTCCATCGTGTCCCATCTCAGGTGATTGGCGTACATTTTATGAATCCGGTGTATTTGAAACCTACCGTTGAAGTGATTATTGGCCTTACTACTTCTGAACAGACGCAAAAGCGGTGCTTGGAGATCCTGGCGTTACTGGGTAAAACGGCTGTTGTGGTAAAAGATGGCCCCGGTTTTGTTTCTAACCGGATTTCCCATTTATTTATGAATGAGGCGGCGTTCACTGTGCAGGAGGGACTCGCCCAACCCGCGGATGTGGATGCGATATTTAAAGGCTGTTTTGGCCATAAAATGGGGCCACTGGAAACGGCTGATTTGATTGGTATTGATACTGTCGTTAACTCTCTTGATGTGCTCTATCAGATGTTTCAGGATTCAAAATACCGCGTTTGTCCGTTAATGCAAACAATGGTTGATGCAGGCCGTTTAGGCCGCAAAACCGGCCAGGGTTTTTATACGTATTAA
- a CDS encoding GNAT family N-acetyltransferase gives MPLFSKTITDFWQAPLLNGDIIYSDDVFTIATNANLEEEDRLMVLETTDGRIMAVMTPEMAEKAGLYHQEEMSESRFRQKLNQADITLHGADYIFYFSEEEKSKLLQENAGSTLRQLTEEEDEDVFSEFQSSASEQDLDNAYVELEHWAVFGSFEQNHLISAASMYPWNNAQIADMGVLTLESFRGQGHARKVVRAISQYAYAHGYEPQYRCQLDNLASLALAKAAGLTLFGKWELVSPDSTH, from the coding sequence ATGCCTTTATTTTCAAAAACGATAACTGATTTTTGGCAAGCTCCATTATTAAATGGGGATATTATTTATAGTGATGATGTTTTTACTATCGCCACCAATGCTAATCTGGAAGAAGAAGATCGATTGATGGTATTGGAAACCACCGATGGCCGGATTATGGCGGTTATGACGCCTGAAATGGCTGAAAAAGCAGGGCTTTATCATCAAGAAGAGATGTCTGAATCCCGCTTTCGCCAGAAATTAAATCAGGCGGACATAACGCTGCATGGGGCAGATTATATTTTCTATTTTTCAGAAGAGGAAAAGAGCAAATTATTGCAGGAAAATGCGGGCAGCACACTGCGCCAGCTAACGGAAGAGGAAGATGAAGACGTTTTCTCTGAGTTTCAATCTTCCGCTTCGGAGCAGGATTTGGATAATGCTTATGTTGAATTGGAACACTGGGCGGTATTCGGCTCTTTTGAGCAAAACCACCTGATCAGTGCGGCCAGCATGTACCCGTGGAATAACGCACAAATTGCCGATATGGGCGTGCTGACCCTAGAATCTTTCAGAGGCCAAGGCCATGCCAGAAAAGTCGTGCGGGCAATCAGCCAATATGCTTACGCCCACGGCTATGAACCTCAATACAGGTGCCAGCTCGATAATCTTGCGTCTTTGGCATTGGCAAAAGCCGCAGGTTTGACATTGTTTGGCAAGTGGGAGCTGGTTTCTCCTGATTCAACCCATTGA
- a CDS encoding cupin-like domain-containing protein codes for MNFFSHAWNALGDIAMWAHEEVSIYRRNKKTVREMTSPDALARLGSAEYRQVEKVADISIAEFNERFLMKREPVIVSDGLRGWKGKQIWSFDYFTQAFGDMSVQLQDAGFKPQQVVELRTYLQAISSLPAVELGEINDDLNYLRYTYDTFFKHLLFTWGLGNWVKTHSFSFLAFQRIQEHWHRPYFLPASGYKIPWVQFGTLQPNKRMCQDWGLYFSAPGACTRLHVDGMRTNALLCQVEGRKAGWIFSASLEDVVRNTAEGRADLSGSESLSVDQKSMPQGNREEALKNPHHNADRIWQFDLLPGEIMLIPKGLSHEVHTLSPSISLTYNFLTAPEYRDYFDFKSQRGEGWIANSAIAAVPEFILIHQRNSSVQSLSC; via the coding sequence ATGAATTTTTTCAGTCATGCCTGGAATGCACTCGGTGATATTGCGATGTGGGCACACGAAGAGGTGAGCATTTATCGACGCAATAAGAAAACCGTGCGAGAAATGACCAGCCCGGATGCGTTGGCGCGTCTGGGATCGGCAGAATATCGTCAGGTGGAAAAGGTTGCTGATATCTCAATCGCTGAGTTTAATGAACGCTTTTTGATGAAGAGAGAGCCTGTTATTGTCTCTGATGGCCTGAGGGGATGGAAAGGGAAGCAAATCTGGAGCTTTGACTACTTTACCCAAGCATTCGGTGATATGTCAGTGCAGTTACAGGATGCGGGATTCAAACCACAACAAGTAGTAGAACTGCGTACTTATTTGCAGGCAATTTCTTCATTGCCCGCGGTTGAACTGGGTGAGATAAACGATGACCTTAATTATTTAAGGTACACTTATGATACTTTTTTTAAACATCTGTTGTTCACGTGGGGATTAGGGAATTGGGTCAAAACCCATTCGTTTAGCTTTCTGGCATTTCAACGTATTCAGGAGCATTGGCACAGACCCTATTTCCTGCCCGCAAGTGGTTATAAGATCCCTTGGGTTCAATTTGGGACTCTCCAGCCCAATAAGAGAATGTGTCAGGATTGGGGACTCTATTTTTCAGCGCCGGGAGCGTGTACCCGCTTGCATGTTGACGGAATGCGAACCAATGCGCTGTTATGCCAAGTGGAAGGCAGAAAAGCGGGATGGATTTTTTCCGCTTCGCTGGAAGATGTCGTCAGAAATACCGCCGAAGGACGGGCTGATTTATCAGGCTCAGAAAGCCTGTCCGTAGATCAAAAATCCATGCCGCAAGGGAACAGGGAAGAAGCGCTGAAAAACCCGCACCATAACGCAGATCGTATCTGGCAATTTGATTTGTTACCGGGTGAGATTATGTTGATACCTAAAGGCTTATCTCATGAGGTGCATACATTATCTCCCAGTATTTCCCTGACGTATAACTTTCTCACCGCGCCGGAATATCGGGACTATTTTGATTTCAAAAGCCAACGTGGTGAAGGTTGGATCGCCAATTCCGCAATTGCTGCCGTCCCTGAATTTATTCTAATTCATCAACGCAACTCATCAGTACAAAGTCTTTCCTGCTAA
- a CDS encoding beta-ketoacyl synthase N-terminal-like domain-containing protein, producing the protein MSAEIREDLDIAVVGLAGRFPGAENGTEFWRNLLMGVDGISRFTEEELLQAGHDIKKIGHKDFVPVNGVLEGANYFDAAFFGYSQAEAALLDPQTRLMMQCVWHALENAGIDPAKRGRNIGLFLGARSTIPWTMQAMLSEQVENVGGFLASQLANKDAMSTLISWKLGLEGPSFTLQTACSTSLVSVHQAVQSLLSGECDFAVAGGVSLLLPQQNGHTYQEGMLFSKDGKTRAFDAEATGSVFGSGLGAVVLRRVGEAIADNDPIWAILKGSAINNDGTRKVGYTAPSVKGQADVIRTALQMAEVDAADVDFIECHGTATSLGDSIEFMALREIFNQSRSFGVNQCALGSVKTNIGHLDSAAGIAGFIKMVMAIRYGVIPPTLHFQSPNPQLGLEQSPFYINTCAEPWPAKSGKLRIGAVSSFGIGGTNAHIVLQQSIFASAISRPERGGNGDKTYYFPFSAKNKASLALQLESVSHWLVQQSYLDLHALSHTLSQRHCFSCRIMFIADAKFVLMQQIKTYLELEEEDDELALIPQFLAKGAVPADERTEILAAIRGWISGQTQEPAKWLFPPFDGQPLIDVPGYAFIREDHGAGHITDKRWAQISAVIAATDGNNLSRNSAGLLLPFWKPHRLPKVPLPEKTAEKTSHSLLLIDQLLLDRALASQARAWVDSSQIETVKLNILCPKQVRNALVGLSPGLHKNRALVLSLAFPADGFSFAPDSLQTLSELGKVLAESDFSAFNSVHIYLIASAVIGDGNDSAESVLTEAALKALALVLPQEIPGIDCAFLSLQEPNADALTRLLQTPLHGPLKLNSEGLFVEDFRCPDAEENEVVDESDFMGKTYVITGAGGRMAKAMAKVIAQRFQGRLALISRQSADSAAMQRLLLELKEDGAGAVEIFPYALEREEAALALFESIRHRLGDIHTVIHAAGVTEGDSFSPLVTLNAEHYRAQLQPKAQVAAVLANVFESIPVEYCFMTSSMSVFFGGIAHAPYATANLFLDGWGQRQNRQPQNPRWIVVNWETVHFDEQSRPTEILTWGSNEVAFSAAEFPALFERSLREYDRENQKIFSAGQFMDRLYAWGGRRIANGNGNSKRQVTNSIKLKPRPETLPSVYQSPVNETQKEIAAIWSQILGIDGIGIDDKFMALGGDSLKTIVMAEKVYKKLGKRIAIQDFFAQPTIREIERQFLHEQEYSPSMLPAIDLYDPIVASADQDLLYIHQITFANGSYNMPMAFRCPRSVSATSIARAIEQVADRHPVLKCLFERQGADLMMLPQRDVTVGMLISEAGDKPEENLARLQQFANMPFDLHTELPIRAMMLTGSEGLPFHQVLIVVHHIVCDAVSLGILADDFQRLLQELPLPVPEYSFAAYRRDRQASESKDKVRKEKAYWLANLLPLPAPLSLPVAEGYDWHTDTEKARGITLESDLSPQTSIEIRRLCDELGLPPFVFFLGAFGVLIAKITRADAFLLGVPVTGRMQPEELALVGYLVNMLALKMEPETDLPVADYLLQLHAQWAESIPYQTYPMSALLDDLSAERQLQNRQGKHPLFDVVFGYLPVSLSGADENNDINGESGFSRLELTLEAVKFDLAMDVSETRDAFNCTIQLRQPMFSETIGKAILDYFFVLIDEIIANPEEEIQELLKNLNHGHTPELFAQANDQDIESEFNF; encoded by the coding sequence ATGAGTGCAGAAATAAGAGAAGATTTGGATATCGCGGTTGTTGGTTTAGCCGGCCGGTTTCCGGGAGCAGAAAACGGGACTGAATTTTGGCGCAATCTACTGATGGGGGTGGATGGCATCTCCCGCTTTACCGAAGAAGAATTGCTTCAGGCAGGGCATGATATCAAAAAAATAGGCCATAAAGATTTTGTTCCGGTTAATGGGGTGTTGGAAGGTGCCAACTATTTTGATGCGGCGTTCTTTGGATACAGTCAGGCAGAAGCCGCATTGTTAGATCCGCAAACCCGTTTGATGATGCAGTGTGTCTGGCATGCTTTGGAGAATGCCGGTATTGATCCAGCCAAACGGGGGCGCAATATCGGATTATTCCTGGGGGCTCGCAGCACCATCCCGTGGACAATGCAGGCGATGTTGTCTGAACAGGTTGAAAATGTCGGGGGATTTCTGGCTTCCCAGTTAGCCAACAAAGACGCCATGAGTACACTGATCTCCTGGAAGTTGGGGCTGGAAGGTCCCAGTTTTACCCTCCAGACCGCGTGTTCAACCAGTTTGGTCAGTGTGCACCAAGCCGTGCAGAGTTTGTTGAGCGGTGAATGTGATTTTGCGGTTGCGGGTGGAGTGAGCCTGTTGTTACCCCAACAAAATGGGCATACCTATCAGGAGGGAATGCTGTTTTCAAAAGATGGCAAAACCAGAGCCTTTGATGCAGAAGCGACCGGCAGCGTGTTTGGCAGTGGCTTGGGCGCGGTGGTATTGCGGCGGGTTGGGGAGGCTATTGCGGATAACGATCCTATCTGGGCAATCCTTAAAGGTTCAGCGATTAACAATGACGGCACCCGTAAGGTCGGCTATACCGCGCCGAGTGTCAAGGGGCAAGCGGATGTGATCCGTACCGCTTTGCAGATGGCCGAAGTCGATGCCGCGGATGTGGATTTTATTGAGTGTCATGGTACGGCAACCTCATTGGGGGACAGCATTGAATTCATGGCATTGCGTGAAATATTCAATCAAAGCCGCTCCTTTGGTGTAAATCAATGTGCCTTGGGTTCGGTGAAAACCAACATAGGGCATTTGGATTCGGCGGCGGGTATCGCCGGTTTCATCAAGATGGTGATGGCAATCAGATATGGAGTGATCCCGCCTACGTTACATTTCCAATCCCCTAATCCACAGTTGGGATTGGAGCAGTCACCGTTTTATATCAATACGTGTGCTGAACCATGGCCTGCCAAATCAGGGAAATTGAGAATCGGTGCTGTGAGTAGTTTTGGTATTGGTGGAACCAATGCGCATATAGTGTTGCAACAATCTATTTTTGCTTCTGCTATATCCAGGCCTGAAAGAGGGGGCAATGGAGACAAAACTTATTATTTTCCATTCTCTGCGAAAAATAAGGCATCGCTGGCGCTGCAATTGGAGTCGGTTTCTCACTGGTTAGTACAGCAATCTTATTTGGATCTCCATGCGTTGTCCCACACGTTAAGTCAGCGGCATTGTTTTTCGTGCCGGATCATGTTTATCGCAGACGCAAAATTTGTGTTGATGCAGCAAATTAAAACTTATCTGGAATTAGAAGAAGAGGATGATGAGTTAGCGTTGATCCCTCAGTTTTTGGCAAAGGGCGCGGTACCCGCAGATGAGCGTACAGAAATACTTGCCGCTATCCGCGGTTGGATATCGGGTCAGACACAAGAACCGGCAAAATGGCTGTTCCCTCCTTTTGACGGACAACCACTTATCGATGTTCCCGGATATGCTTTCATACGTGAAGATCATGGCGCAGGGCATATTACCGATAAACGTTGGGCGCAAATTTCGGCGGTGATTGCGGCGACAGATGGCAATAATTTGTCCAGAAATAGCGCAGGATTATTACTGCCATTCTGGAAACCCCACCGTTTACCGAAAGTGCCATTACCGGAAAAAACAGCGGAAAAAACATCTCATTCCCTGTTACTGATCGATCAATTACTCCTTGATCGCGCTTTGGCATCACAAGCACGGGCTTGGGTTGACAGCAGCCAAATTGAGACGGTTAAGCTGAATATATTGTGTCCAAAGCAAGTCCGAAACGCGCTGGTAGGGTTATCGCCCGGTTTGCATAAAAACCGCGCGCTGGTGTTGTCATTAGCGTTTCCGGCGGATGGCTTTTCTTTTGCGCCAGATTCCCTGCAAACCTTATCTGAGCTGGGTAAGGTGTTGGCGGAGAGTGACTTTTCTGCCTTTAATTCCGTGCATATTTATTTAATCGCATCAGCCGTGATCGGGGACGGGAATGATTCGGCTGAATCTGTTTTAACCGAAGCTGCGCTCAAGGCATTGGCGTTGGTGCTCCCGCAAGAGATACCGGGTATCGATTGTGCATTCTTATCTTTGCAGGAGCCTAATGCGGATGCCTTGACCCGATTGCTGCAAACACCACTGCATGGCCCTTTGAAACTGAATAGTGAGGGGTTGTTTGTTGAAGATTTCCGCTGCCCAGATGCGGAAGAAAATGAAGTGGTGGATGAATCCGATTTCATGGGAAAAACCTATGTGATTACGGGAGCTGGCGGCAGGATGGCCAAGGCGATGGCAAAAGTCATTGCGCAGCGTTTTCAGGGGCGGTTAGCGTTGATCAGTCGCCAGTCCGCGGATTCAGCAGCGATGCAACGTTTATTACTGGAGTTGAAAGAGGACGGTGCCGGAGCGGTGGAAATTTTCCCGTATGCGCTGGAACGTGAGGAAGCAGCGTTGGCACTGTTTGAATCTATCCGTCATCGCTTGGGGGATATTCATACCGTGATCCATGCGGCGGGGGTAACGGAGGGCGACTCTTTTTCTCCGTTGGTCACGCTTAATGCAGAACACTATCGTGCACAACTCCAGCCTAAAGCGCAGGTTGCTGCCGTGCTTGCCAACGTATTTGAAAGCATTCCGGTTGAATACTGCTTTATGACGTCTTCCATGTCGGTATTTTTCGGCGGCATTGCCCATGCCCCGTATGCGACAGCCAATTTATTTCTGGATGGTTGGGGGCAGAGACAAAACCGGCAACCCCAAAATCCCCGCTGGATTGTCGTGAACTGGGAAACGGTGCATTTTGATGAGCAATCTCGTCCGACTGAGATACTGACTTGGGGAAGCAATGAAGTGGCTTTTTCTGCGGCTGAATTCCCCGCTTTGTTTGAACGCAGTTTGCGTGAATATGATCGTGAAAATCAGAAAATCTTCTCTGCGGGTCAGTTTATGGACCGGTTATATGCGTGGGGAGGACGACGCATTGCCAATGGCAACGGCAATAGCAAGCGGCAAGTAACCAATAGCATCAAATTGAAACCCAGACCAGAAACCTTGCCGTCTGTTTATCAATCACCCGTTAATGAGACGCAAAAGGAGATTGCCGCAATCTGGAGTCAGATCCTTGGCATTGACGGTATAGGTATTGATGACAAATTTATGGCGTTGGGTGGGGATAGTTTAAAGACGATTGTGATGGCAGAAAAAGTGTATAAAAAACTCGGCAAGCGGATTGCCATTCAGGATTTCTTCGCCCAGCCCACTATACGTGAGATTGAACGGCAGTTTCTTCATGAGCAGGAATATTCTCCATCAATGTTGCCCGCCATTGATTTATACGATCCCATCGTCGCCAGCGCCGATCAGGATTTACTGTATATACATCAAATCACGTTTGCCAATGGCAGCTATAACATGCCAATGGCTTTCCGGTGTCCTCGTTCAGTCAGTGCAACGTCCATTGCAAGGGCGATAGAGCAAGTTGCTGACCGGCATCCTGTGTTGAAATGCTTGTTTGAAAGGCAAGGCGCGGATTTGATGATGTTGCCTCAACGTGATGTCACAGTGGGCATGTTGATATCTGAGGCGGGAGACAAGCCGGAAGAAAACCTCGCGCGTTTGCAGCAATTCGCCAATATGCCTTTCGATCTCCATACGGAACTGCCCATTCGGGCCATGATGTTGACAGGATCAGAGGGGTTGCCCTTCCATCAAGTGCTTATTGTGGTTCATCATATTGTCTGTGATGCGGTTTCTTTGGGAATTCTTGCGGATGATTTTCAACGCTTGCTGCAAGAATTGCCACTGCCGGTGCCGGAATACAGTTTCGCTGCCTATCGACGCGACAGACAGGCGTCTGAAAGCAAAGATAAGGTTCGGAAAGAAAAGGCTTATTGGCTTGCTAATCTGTTACCTCTGCCTGCTCCGTTATCGCTGCCTGTGGCGGAAGGGTATGACTGGCATACCGATACGGAAAAGGCGCGGGGTATTACGCTGGAGAGCGATCTTTCCCCACAAACCAGCATTGAAATCAGGCGGTTATGTGACGAACTGGGTCTGCCTCCCTTTGTGTTCTTCTTGGGGGCTTTTGGTGTCTTGATTGCCAAAATTACCCGTGCCGACGCTTTCTTGCTTGGTGTTCCGGTGACAGGGCGTATGCAGCCAGAAGAACTGGCACTGGTCGGTTATCTTGTCAACATGCTGGCCTTAAAGATGGAGCCGGAAACCGATCTGCCGGTGGCGGATTATCTGCTGCAACTTCATGCGCAGTGGGCTGAAAGTATACCTTACCAGACTTACCCGATGAGTGCGTTGTTGGACGATTTGAGCGCTGAACGCCAACTGCAAAATCGTCAGGGTAAACATCCGTTGTTTGATGTGGTGTTCGGTTATCTGCCTGTGAGCCTGAGTGGGGCTGATGAAAATAATGACATTAATGGAGAAAGCGGGTTTTCCCGACTTGAATTGACGTTAGAGGCGGTTAAGTTCGATTTGGCAATGGATGTATCTGAAACCAGGGACGCTTTTAATTGTACGATACAGCTTCGCCAACCGATGTTCAGCGAAACCATCGGTAAGGCAATATTGGATTATTTCTTTGTATTGATAGATGAAATTATCGCTAACCCTGAAGAGGAAATACAAGAACTGCTTAAAAACCTCAATCATGGGCATACGCCGGAATTGTTCGCCCAAGCGAACGATCAGGATATCGAATCAGAGTTTAATTTTTAG